A genomic stretch from Anoplolepis gracilipes chromosome 16, ASM4749672v1, whole genome shotgun sequence includes:
- the LOC140674766 gene encoding uncharacterized protein: MSYDDFSALCQKCWQHKYGFLVIDKDSSMNNGRYRRGFNEFAVPSKQKQLNVSLNDLPITSTPNQRRTIPDTSTQIEIAQPRQLSYEQPPVDEIFETTPDSLVTTVQHELQTSAGVNIFREHLGPLGQKYILTVMNQDKDKAMDYVYGIKFSNDGIILGDKHFDVDKNDNIIINEVKYTGTPGLYELIFKKIPDDEIYTEDDLLKYKSILLATNAHKRGNKAHNPVLGTKGYKYKNVIAPLLSSRKAGKGILPRAMTLNDNKIDYVHWNDPNELVDRLRLLDASRRAGNNAHDNEIMSIIEELREDGLIIN; encoded by the exons ATGTCGTACGATGATTTTAGCGCGTTATGCCAAAAATGTtggcagcacaagtatggatttctagtAATTGACAAAGACAGTTCAATGAACAATGGACGTTACAGAAgaggttttaatgaatttgcggtACC ctcaaagcaaaaacaattaaacgtctcattaaatgatttgcCTATAACTTCTACACCTAATCAAAGACGAACGATACCGGACACATCTACTCAGATAGAAATTGCGCAACCGCgtcaattatcgtacgagcaaccaCCCGTCgacgaaatttttgaaaccacACCCGATTCGTTGGTTACGACGGTACAACATGAATTGCAAACGTCCGCaggtgtaaacatatttcgagagcatttaggtccactcggacaaaaatatatattaactgttatgaatcaagataaagataaagctatGGATTATGTGTACGGCATTAAGTTTTCTAACGATGGAATAATCCtcggtgataaacattttgacgtagacaaaaatgataatataattatcaatgaagtaaaatatacgggAACGCCGGGtctctatgaattaattttcaaaaaaatccccgacgatgaaatatacaccgaagatgatttgcttaaatataaaagtatattattagcgacgaatgcgcataaacgtgggaacaaagcacataatccagtattagggactaaaggatataagtataaaaatgtaattgcaccGTTATTGTCTAGCAGAAAAGCTGGAAAGGGTATACTACCGCGCGCTATGACTCTAAACGACAATAAGATCGACtacgtgcattggaacgatccAAACGAGTTGGTAGATCGTCTGCGATTACTGGATGCTTCGCGTCGAGCCGGTAACAATGCTCACGACAATGAAATCATGTCGATTATCGAAGAACTTCGCGAAGatggtcttattataaattga
- the LOC140674767 gene encoding uncharacterized protein, which yields MEQVLTHQSTLINSVEEYFAWEVRYDDYIKSLEEQRLKNALRKRFVYAGAGHSAHQAALFWREIDTAFENRISTAAIINSNYIEPRQFLEDASDIVLEHVRDAIETHCSVKVNTMFNGEFVAGEKHDDKSVSTKNCELFRTSDLREWYEQRVIEPTLASLEEFQERDSGWALSRILNLTVNINKYNPMRAGCHIILPRKIMMKRAIVNVRSKDNACFAWAVTAAMYPAERRVERELSYPRYTDVLNLRDIEFPVTLNQIKKFEINNNISINVYTIENENIVPIRLSEQKRDKHANLLYIQDAQDIGHFAWIKNLSRLVSSQLNKHNGQKYICDR from the exons atggaGCAGGTTTTAACGCATCAATCCACCTTGATAAATTCGGTGGAGGAGTACTTTGCGTGGGAGGTGCGATACGATGATTATATCAAGTCGTTGGAAGAGCaga gactgaaaaatgcGTTGCGCAAACGTTTCGTATACGCGGGTGCCGGACACAGCGCGCATCAAGCTGCACTATTTTGGCGAGAAATTGATACAGCGTTCGAAAACCGTATATCGACTGCTGCGATAATCAATAGTAATTATATCGAACCTCGCCAGTTTCTCGAAGACGCGAGTGATATCGTGCTCGAACATGTGCGAGACGCTATCGAAACACActgcagtgtgaaagtgaatactatgtttaacggtgagtttgtggcgggTGAAAAGCACGACGATAAAAGTGTAAGTACAAAAAACTGTGAACTATTTCGTACATCTGATTTACGCGAATGGTACGAGCAACGTGTTATCGAGCCTACTTTAGCatctctcgaagaatttcaagaacgtgatagtgggtgggcattatcgcgtatacttaatttgactgtaaatataaataaatataatcctatgcgtgcgggatgtcatattatattaccgcgaaagataatgatgAAGCGAGCGATAGTTAACGTGCGAtccaaagacaatgcatgtttcgCATGGGCAGTGACTGCTGCTATGTATCCCGCTGAAAGAAGGGTTGAACGAGAATTATCGTACCCGCGTTACACGGATGTGCTAAATCTTCGAgacattgagtttccagtgactcttaatcaaattaaaaagtttgaaattaacaacaatatttcaatcaatgtgtacaccatcgaaaacgaaaatattgttcctattcgtctttcggagcaaaagagggacaagcacgccaatttgctctacattcaagatgcgcaagatatcggacatttcgcgtggatcaagaatttatcgcgactcgtgagttcgcaactcaataaacacaatggacaaaaatatatctgtgatCGGtag